From Vicia villosa cultivar HV-30 ecotype Madison, WI unplaced genomic scaffold, Vvil1.0 ctg.003080F_1_1, whole genome shotgun sequence, the proteins below share one genomic window:
- the LOC131640375 gene encoding pectinesterase-like — MNGKVLVSGVSIILVVGVAIGVVVVVNKKGSDPQLAAHEKNVQSMCQATEDQKLCHDTLITAKPANASDPTAYLAAVVQASAQSVIAALNMSDRLSLEHGDKDPGIKMALDDCKDLMQFALDSLEASASLVRDNNIQAIHEQTPDFRNWLSAVISYQQSCMEGFNNETNGEDKIKQQLQTDSLDQMEKLTGITLDIVASMANILQAFDLKLELNPASRRLLDANEIDDEGLPTWFSATDRKLLAKHPGGGGPPPNAVVAKDGSGKFKSVKDAIDSYPKGFKGRYIIYVKAGVYDEYITVPKKSINILMYGDGPTKTIITGHKNFADGVKTMQTATFANTAPGFIAKSIAFENTAGPAKHQAVAFRNQGDMSAFFDCAMHGFQDTLYVQTNRQFYRNCEISGTVDFIFGASPTVIQNSRIIVRKPGPGQFNTVTADGTKQRNMATGIVIQNCEIVPEKALFPVRMQFKSYLGRPWKDYSRTVVMESNIGDLIVPEGWSPWAGTQFLNTLYYAEYANTGPGANLNGRVKWKGYHPNINRNEAAQFTAGQFLRAGPAGRAEDWLRATGVPYVLGFGK, encoded by the exons atgaaCGGAAAAGTACTAGTCTCTGGTGTATCCATCATTCTTGTGGTGGGTGTTGCCATCGGTGTTGTTGTCGTCGTTAACAAAAAGGGCAGTGATCCTCAATTAGCAGCACACGAGAAAAATGTGCAATCCATGTGTCAAGCAACTGAAGATCAAAAACTTTGTCATGACACTCTTATCACCGCGAAACCTGCCAATGCCTCTGATCCAACAGCTTATTTAGCAGCTGTAGTTCAAGCGAGCGCGCAAAGCGTTATTGCTGCGTTGAATATGAGTGATAGGCTATCGCTTGAACACGGTGACAAAGATCCCGGTATCAAAATGGCACTTGATGATTGCAAAGACTTGATGCAATTTGCTCTCGACAGTCTTGAAGCCTCGGCTAGTTTGGTTCGCGATAACAACATTCAAGCGATTCATGAACAGACGCCTGATTTTAGAAACTGGTTGAGCGCTGTTATATCGTACCAACAGTCGTGTATGGAAGGGTTTAATAACGAGACGAACGGCGAGGATAAGATCAAACAACAGTTGCAGACAGATAGTTTGGACCAAATGGAGAAACTAACTGGCATCACACTTGACATTGTAGCTAGCATGGCTAACATTCTTCAGGCTTTCGATTTGAAGCTGGAATTGAATCCAGCTTCTCGTCGTCTTCTGGACGCTAACGAGATTGACGATGAAGGACTGCCCACATGGTTCTCGGCTACGGATCGCAAGCTACTAGCTAAACACCCAGGTGGAGGAGGTCCTCCACCTAATGCAGTGGTTGCTAAAGACGGTAGCGGTAAATTTAAGTCAGTTAAAGATGCTATTGATTCCTACCCTAAGGGATTCAAAGGGAGATACATTATCTATGTTAAGGCCGGAGTCTACGACGAGTACATCACCGTTCCGAAAAAGTCGATTAATATTCTTATGTACGGTGATGGCCCGACAAAGACCATTATCACAGGTCACAAAAACTTCGCTGATGGCGTGAAGACAATGCAGACAGCCACATTCG CAAATACTGCGCCAGGATTCATCGCAAAATCAATAGCATTCGAGAACACAGCTGGTCCAGCAAAACATCAAGCAGTGGCATTTAGAAACCAAGGAGACATGTCAGCGTTCTTCGATTGCGCCATGCATGGTTTCCAAGACACATTATACGTCCAAACCAATCGTCAATTCTACCGCAACTGTGAAATCTCTGGCACAGTAGACTTCATATTCGGCGCATCTCCAACCgtaatccaaaactcaagaatcATCGTCCGAAAACCAGGACCTGGTCAGTTCAACACAGTAACCGCAGACGGAACAAAACAACGTAACATGGCCACAGGAATCGTGATCCAGAACTGCGAAATCGTTCCAGAGAAAGCTTTGTTCCCGGTCAGGATGCAGTTCAAATCATATCTAGGCAGGCCATGGAAAGACTACTCTAGGACAGTTGTTATGGAATCAAATATCGGCGATCTTATCGTACCAGAAGGGTGGAGTCCTTGGGCTGGAACTCAATTTCTGAATACATTGTATTATGCTGAGTATGCTAATACTGGACCTGGTGCTAATCTTAATGGAAGGGTTAAGTGGAAAGGTTATCATCCAAATATTAATAGGAATGAAGCTGCTCAATTCACTGCTGGACAATTCCTTAGAGCTGGACCTGCTGGAAGAGCTGAGGATTGGTTGAGGGCTACTGGTGTTCCTTATGTACTTGGATTTGGAAAGTAG
- the LOC131640377 gene encoding uncharacterized protein LOC131640377: MKKQLPMLFVFTNVLLFSAFLVSIAQSQSNVSAVGDPGMQRDSLRVAFEAWNFCNEVGQEAPHMGSPRAAQCFDLSQDSVIHKVTEKDNKLGVGDPLPGFRPEDINNIDLYAVQKEIYLGSLCEVEDTPRPWQFWMIMLKNGNYDTRSGLCPKDGKKVPPFSPGRFPCFGTGCMNQPILCHQWTQVKDGVIRGGFNGTYDLDSSCGNSGLGNDDNKLSYYEVVWEKKVNVGSWLFKHKLKTSKKYPWLMLYLRADATRGFSGGYHYDTRGMIKTLLESPNFKVKLTLDIKKGGGSKSQFYLLDMGSCWKNNGAPCDGDVVTDVTRYSEMIINPETPAWCSPTGLGNCPPFHITPDNKKIFRNDTANFPYSAYHYYCAPGNAQHLEQPVSTCDPYSNPQAQEIVQLLPHPIWGEYGYPIKKGDGWVGDARTWELDVGGLSSRLYFYQDPGSSPAKRIWTSIDTGTEIFVSDKDEVAEWSISDFDIIVTEPRNSLVTHVC, translated from the exons ATGAAGAAACAACTTCCCATGTTGTTTGTGTTCACCAATGTACTTCTTTTCAGTGCCTTTCTTGTGTCCATAGCTCAGTCTCAGAGCAATGTCTCAGCTGTAGGAGACCctggaatgcaaagagatagccTAAGGGTAGCCTTTGAAGCTTGGAACTTTTGCAATGAAGTTGGTCAAGAAGCTCCTCACATGGGTAGCCCAAGAGCTGCACAATGTTTTGATCTCTCACAAG ATTCTGTTATTCATAAGGTGACAGAAAAAGATAACAAACTTGGTGTAGGGGATCCATTACCTGGTTTTAGACCAGAAGACATAAACAACATAGACCTCTATGCTGTTCAGAAGGAAATTTATTTAGGTTCTTTATGTGAAGTTGAAGACACACCAAGGCCATGGCAATTTTGGATGATAATGTTGAAAAATGGAAACTATGACACTAGGTCAGGTTTATGTCCTAAAGATGGTAAAAAGGTGCCACCTTTTAGTCCAGGAAGGTTTCCTTGTTTTGGAACAGGTTGCATGAACCAACCCATCTTGTGTCATCAGTGGACACAGGTGAAAGATGGTGTAATCAGAGGAGGATTTAATGGTACTTATGATTTGGATTCTAGTTGTGGAAATAGTGGACTTGGTAATGATGATAATAAGCTCTCTTATTATGAGGTAGTTTGGGAGAAGAAAGTTAATGTTGGTAGCTGGTTGTTTAAACATAAGCTGAAGACTTCAAAGAAATACCCTTGGTTGATGCTTTACCTAAGAGCTGATGCAACTAGAGGATTCTCTGGAGGTTACCATTATGACACAAGGGGGATGATTAAAACT CTTCTAGAGTCACCAAATTTCAAGGTGAAATTAACCTTAGATATCAAAAAGGGAGGAGGATCCAAGAGCCAATTCTACCTTCTAGATATGGGAAGTTGTTGGAAGAACAATGGTGCACCATGTGATGGAGATGTAGTAACTGATGTCACTAGATACAGTGAAATGATCATCAATCCAGAAACTCCAGCTTGGTGTAGCCCTACTGGTTTAGGAAACTGTCCACCATTTCACATCACACCAGATAACAAAAAGATATTCAGAAATGACACTGCCAATTTCCCTTATTCAGCTTATCACTATTACTGTGCTCCAGGCAATGCTCAACATTTAGAGCAGCCTGTAAGTACTTGTGATCCTTATAGTAATCCTCAGGCACAAGAGATTGTTCAGTTGTTACCTCATCCTATTTGGGGTGAGTATGGTTATCCTATCAAAAAAGGCGATGGTTGGGTTGGTGATGCAAGGACTTGGGAACTTGATGTTGGTGGCCTATCAAGTAGACTTTACTTCTATCAG GATCCGGGCAGTTCTCCTGCGAAAAGAATATGGACATCTATTGATACTGGTACTGAAATATTTGTGAGTGACAAAGATGAAGTGGCAGAGTGGAGTATAAGTGATTTTGATATTATTGTAACAGAACCAAGAAATAGTTTGGTGACACATGTTTGTTAG
- the LOC131640367 gene encoding pectinesterase-like: MESKIIVSAVSLILVVGVALGVVALVRTNQPGDSGGGGDLNAHTKAVQAVCQNSDDNKFCVDTLTPVNTSDPNDYIKAVVKSSLETVFKALNMSDKLIIENDKKENTTKMALEDCKDLLQFAIDELQASNILVNDAHGQNANERAADLKNWLGAVIAYQQSCLDGFETDGEKKVQTELQTGSLDQVEKLTGLALDIVTAVSKVLSTLNLDLNVQPSHRRLFEVDSDGYPEWMTGPDRKLLADMSTGAAVTPNVVVAKDGSGKFKTVLEAINSYPKNHVGRYVIYVKAGVYDEYITIDKKKKKILMYGDGPTKTIITGKKNVVDGWKTMRSATFSNVAEDFICKAIAFENTAGPDKHQAVALRVQGDRSAFYDCAMRGYQDTLYAHAHRQFYRNCEISGTVDFIFGYGSTLIQNSKIIVRKPSANQQNIVVADGTIQKNMPTGVVMQNCEIMPEPALRADRLKVKSYLARPWKAYSRAIFMENIIGDLIQPVGFLPWNGNLFLDTCYFAEYANTGPGADVKARVKWSKGVLSKADATKYTADQWIQGGIWLPATGIPFELGFSKPGS; this comes from the exons ATGGAAAGTAAAATAATTGTCTCAGCAGTTTCTCTCATTCTTGTAGTTGGTGTTGCATTAGGTGTTGTTGCTCTTGTTCGAACCAACCAGCCAGGTGACAGTGGAGGCGGCGGCGATTTGAATGCGCATACTAAAGCGGTTCAGGCCGTGTGTCAAAACAGCGATGACAATAAATTCTGTGTTGATACTCTAACTCCGGTTAACACATCGGACCCAAATGATTACATAAAAGCCGTTGTTAAAAGCTCCTTGGAAACTGTCTTCAAAGCTTTAAACATGAGCGATAAGCTCATAATTGAGAATGACAAAAAAGAAAACACCACAAAGATGGCACTTGAGGATTGTAAAGACTTGTTACAATTCGCAATCGATGAGTTACAGGCTTCTAATATTTTAGTTAATGACGCCCACGGTCAGAATGCGAACGAGCGCGCTGCTGATCTTAAGAACTGGTTAGGCGCTGTTATTGCGTACCAACAATCATGTCTTGATGGTTTTGAAACAGACGGCGAAAAGAAGGTTCAAACCGAGTTACAAACTGGTAGTTTGGATCAGGTGGAGAAACTTACCGGGTTGGCGCTTGATATTGTGACTGCAGTTTCGAAAGTACTATCTACATTGAATTTGGATTTGAATGTGCAACCTTCGCACCGTCGTCTTTTTGAGGTGGATAGCGATGGTTACCCTGAATGGATGACTGGCCCGGATCGTAAGTTGTTGGCTGATATGAGTACAGGAGCTGCCGTTACGCCTAATGTGGTTGTTGCCAAAGATGGTAGTGGCAAATTTAAGACTGTTCTTGAGGCGATTAATTCGTACCCGAAAAATCATGTTGGTAGATATGTTATCTACGTTAAGGCCGGTGTCTATGACGAATATATTACGAttgacaagaagaagaagaaaattttaaTGTACGGTGATGGCCCTACTAAGACTATTATCACCGGAAAGAAAAATGTTGTTGATGGTTGGAAGACCATGAGATCTGCTACATTCT caaatgttgctgaagatttcaTTTGCAAGGCAATAGCATTTGAGAATACAGCAGGACCAGACAAGCACCAAGCAGTGGCATTACGAGTGCAAGGCGACCGATCGGCTTTCTACGACTGTGCCATGCGGGGTTACCAAGACACATTATACGCGCACGCCCACCGTCAGTTTTACAGAAACTGCGAAATTTCTGGGACAGTGGATTTCATTTTCGGCTACGGATCAACACTGATACAAAACTCGAAGATAATAGTCCGAAAACCCAGTGCAAATCAACAAAACATTGTTGTGGCCGACGGAACAATTCAAAAGAACATGCCTACAGGAGTTGTCATGCAGAACTGCGAGATCATGCCAGAACCAGCACTCCGGGCAGATAGATTGAAGGTGAAATCATATTTGGCAAGACCATGGAAAGCATATTCTAGGGCAATATTCATGGAAAATATCATCGGTGATTTGATTCAACCAGTGGGATTTCTTCCTTGGAACGGGAATCTATTTCTCGACACATGTTACTTTGCCGAGTATGCTAATACTGGACCTGGTGCCGATGTTAAGGCAAGAGTTAAGTGGAGCAAAGGTGTTCTTAGCAAAGCTGATGCAACTAAATACACTGCTGATCAATGGATTCAAGGTGGAATTTGGTTGCCTGCTACTGGTATACCATTTGAGCTTGGGTTCTCTAAACCTGGAAGCTAA
- the LOC131640371 gene encoding protein RADIALIS-like 3 has protein sequence MDDDIPKGLCGWSWKENKLFELALALVDERHPERWEMVAAMVGGEKSAGEVEEHYVILLEDLELIESGKFDHKLGEDHHRGVLVDLTESLCLSDNID, from the coding sequence ATGGATGATGATATTCCAAAGGGGTTATGTGGTTGGAGTTGGAAAGAGAACAAATTGTTTGAGCTAGCTTTGGCTTTAGTTGATGAGAGGCATCCAGAAAGGTGGGAGATGGTTGCTGCTATGGTTGGAGGAGAAAAGAGTGCCGGTGAAGTTGAAGAGCATTATGTGATATTGTTGGAGGATTTGGAACTTATTGAATCTGGAAAATTTGATCATAAGTTGGGTGAAGATCATCATAGAGGTGTTCTTGTTGATCTTACTGAATCCTTGTGCTTGTCTGATAATATTGATTGA